GGCGGCGCGGCACCGCCGTTTTTGGTCGGCCCCGCGCCGGGCCCGGGCCGATTCGCTGGGCCTCACACCGGTGCAGGTGGGCGTGCTGGCCAGCATTGTGCAGCGCGAAACGGCCCAGCTTACCGACAAGCCACTCATTGCCGCCGTGTACCTCAACCGCCTGCGCTTGGGCCAGCCCCTGCAGGCCGACCCCACCCTGCTCTGGCCGCTGCATGGCCTCGGCACCCGCAAGCGCGTGCTGAATGTGGACAAAAAAGTGGACTCGCCCTACAACACCTACCGCCACAAGGGCCTGCCGCCGGGCCCCATTACCACGCCCCGCGCCAGCTCGCTCGACGCTGTGCTACGCCCCGCCCACAACGACAACCTGTTTTTCTGCGCCCGCCCCGACGGCAGCGGCTTTTCGGACTTCGCCGCCACCTATGCCCAGCACAAGCGCAACGCCCGCCGCTACCAGCACCACTTGGATAGCCTGGGCGTGAAGCGGTGAGGATGCTCTTTAGTAATCTAGCAGGCCGTCATGCTGAGCGCAGCCGAAGCATCTCTACCGCGTAACTGACCCAATCGGCTGGATTACTTGCGCGGTAGAGATGCTTCGGCTGCGCTCAGCATGACGGGCTTAGGTGCTGATACCAAGCAACTGACAACCAGCAACCGACATCTAAAACCCGCTACTGGGGCCCCAGGCGGTACACGCGGAGTTGCCGCGAGTCGTGCGCGGCGATGCGCTGCCAGTCCAGGGTTTGGTCGTAGTTGAGACCGGTGAATTCCGAGTGCTCCAGGAACAGCAGCGGCTCGGTGAGGCGGGTTTCGGGCCAGGCGGCCAGCGGGCGCTGGCGGCGCAGCGAGTCGAACTGCGCCACGTGGGCCACTTGCCAATAGGCGTCGAGCACCACGTAGTCGTAGCCCTGGCGGCGCAGGGCCCCCAGTTGGCACTCGTTGGCGATGCTAGTAAATTCTTCGTTTTCGGATAAATACGGGGCCAGGCCCAGGCCTACCGTGCTGGCCACGCGCCGGGCCCCATGAGCGTGCAGCCACGCGGCCACCTCGGGGTAGTGGCTGGGCGGGTAGCGGTAGAGGTGCTGCCAGAGCCGGTAGCCGTTCAGGGCCAGGGCGGCCAGCAGCACGGCGGCCCCGGGGCCCCGCCAGCGGCCGGGCAGGTGGCGCAGGCTGAGCACCACCAGCGCCGCCAGCGGCAGAAAGACGTAGGTGAGGCCGCGGGGCGCTTTCTGCAGCAAGGCCATGCCCGCCAGCCAGCACCCCGCCCAGATGCTCAGGTACAGCAGCAGCGGCAGCGGCCGGCCCGCGGGCCCCGGCGGCAGCGCCCGCCACTGCCGCCACCCCAGCCACGCGCCCGCCGCTAGCCCCGGCAGCAGCAGCGGCGACTCGAACGCCCACAAGTAGCGGAAATAGAAGAAAAAATCGGGGCTCAGCACCAGCTGCCGGCCGGCGGGGTTGGGCGCGTCGGGCAATATCAGGCGCACGTAGGTGGCCGGCCAGCGGTGCCAGGGCAGGCCGGCCAGCAGGGCCCCGGCGGCCATCAGCACCACGTAGGGCAGCGCCAGGCGGCCCAGCACCTGCCACTTCACGGCCCCGCGCCAGGCCGGCCAATCGGCCCGCCACGCCTCCAGGGCCCCCAGGATAGGCAGCACCAGCAGAAACTTATAGCTGTAGCACAGGCCCGCGGCCAGCCACCAGGCGGCCTGCCGCAGCGCCGCCTGCCGCCCAGCCAGCGGCCCCGCCTGCACCCGCCGGAAGTGGCTGCGCAGCAGGCCCGCGGCCAGCACCAGCCCGCCCGCCCCGGCCGTGAAATCGCGCCCCGAAAACGTGAGCAGCAGTCCAGTGCCGCCCAGCAGCACCAGCGCCGCGGCTTCGGCGTTGCGCCAGGGCCGCCCGCTAGCCGCTACTGCCTGCCCCACGAACTGTGCAAACAGCCCCAGCCCCGCCACGCCCAGCACCACATTGGCCACCTGAAACGCCCGTACATCGGACGTGACGCGGGCCAGCAGGGCAAACAGCAGGTTGAAGCCCGGCCCGGCCGTGAAAAACATGGAGTGGCCATCGCCATGTGCCAATTCCTGCACCAACTGCCAGTTGCGCACCGAATCGTAGTCGGGCAAGCCGGCGGCAAATAGGTGCCACAGCCGCAAGCCCAGCACCGCCAGCAGCGCCAGGACCAGCCCCCGGCGGGCGGTAGGCGGAGCAGGAAGCGGCGGCGCGGCGTTATTTGCGGGCATTCGGGGGCTATTAGGGCCCCGGGGCCGGGCCGCCGCAAAGGTCGGCACGGGCGCCCGGTGGGGCCCCGGCGGATTAGTATTCAACTCAATTTTTCCTATGCGCCTTGTCGTTCAGCGCGTTCGCAGCGCGCAGGTTACCGTGGCGGAGGCCGTTACGGGCCGCATTGGGCCGGGCCTGCTGGTGCTGGCTGGCTTCGCCCCCACCGACGGCCCTGCCCAATTGGCCTGGGGGGCCCGCAAGCTGGTGCAGCTCCGCATTTTTGCTGACGAGGTGGGCCAGATGAACCGCAGCGTGCTCGACGCCGGTGGCGAAGTACTGGTGGTGAGCCAGTTCACCCTGCTCGCCGACGCCCGCAAGGGCAACCGCCCCAGCTACGTGGGCGCCGCCCCGCCGGCCGTGGCCGAGCCGCTGTACCAACAATTTGTGGCCCTGGTGGCCGAGCTACTGGGCCGCCCGGTACCCACCGGCATTTTCGGGGCCGATATGCAGGTGAGCCTCGTGAACGACGGTCCCGTTACCATCGTGCTCGACTCGCCCACCGGGTAGGGGCCCCGCCAAGCGGCACTTTTTCCCTTTTACCTCACCGAAACCAACGCTGCGCCATGACCATCGAGCAAGCCCAACAAACCGTCGACCAGTGGATTACGACTACCGGTGTGCGCTACTTCAACGAACTCACCAACATGGCCATCCTCACCGAGGAAGTGGGCGAAGTGGCCCGGCTCATCGCCCGGCAGTACGGCGAGCAGTCGTTCAAAGAATCGGACAAAGGCCATGAGTTGGGCGATGAGCTGGCCGATGTCCTATTCGTCGTCATCTGCTTAGCCAACCAAACCGGCGTCGACCTCACCGAG
This genomic stretch from Hymenobacter sp. PAMC 26628 harbors:
- the dtd gene encoding D-aminoacyl-tRNA deacylase → MRLVVQRVRSAQVTVAEAVTGRIGPGLLVLAGFAPTDGPAQLAWGARKLVQLRIFADEVGQMNRSVLDAGGEVLVVSQFTLLADARKGNRPSYVGAAPPAVAEPLYQQFVALVAELLGRPVPTGIFGADMQVSLVNDGPVTIVLDSPTG
- a CDS encoding nucleotide pyrophosphohydrolase, coding for MTIEQAQQTVDQWITTTGVRYFNELTNMAILTEEVGEVARLIARQYGEQSFKESDKGHELGDELADVLFVVICLANQTGVDLTEAMTRNLAKKTQRDARRHKDNEKLK